A genomic segment from Chitinophaga flava encodes:
- a CDS encoding SRPBCC family protein produces MWTKSYSVVTKEITKEQIWKLTTDIDNWKNWDGGVEFSKLQGEFKVGEHFILKPKGGPKVKIRLMEIIPNKRFTDMTSFPLAKMYGDHLYEETPEGLKITVTMSVKGLLSSLWVKLVAKNIMDHMPEDVANQIEHAKKISI; encoded by the coding sequence ATGTGGACAAAATCCTATTCCGTAGTTACTAAAGAAATCACTAAAGAACAGATCTGGAAACTCACTACAGACATCGACAACTGGAAAAACTGGGACGGCGGTGTGGAATTCTCAAAACTACAGGGAGAATTTAAAGTGGGAGAACATTTCATCCTTAAACCCAAAGGCGGTCCAAAAGTAAAAATCCGGCTGATGGAAATCATCCCCAACAAAAGGTTTACAGATATGACCAGTTTCCCTTTGGCAAAAATGTATGGTGATCATCTCTATGAAGAAACGCCGGAAGGATTAAAAATCACCGTTACCATGTCTGTTAAGGGTTTGCTGTCTTCTCTCTGGGTAAAACTGGTGGCAAAAAATATTATGGATCACATGCCGGAAGATGTCGCTAATCAAATTGAACACGCTAAAAAAATCAGCATATGA
- a CDS encoding helix-turn-helix domain-containing protein, translated as MTTKLIPTESLVQFYKRTGQDIPSELLQESGKAHFNVRETLTTTRKTPFNRRDYFKICLSQTPVKASGTLLYNDQEIPLNQCCMIFTNPAVPTSIEVNVPFNRFYCLFNAPFIEGCIPSDIQHACPLFNPSLLPVIPLTKEERQRISTYFMQMQVLQDTDYPFKWDMIRNLLQLLIHEGIRLQQNHETPASLVRDRLVNDFFALLNKQFPVDSPESPLKLLTPAHFAGLLHVHVNHLNSVVKKHTNKTTREIIHERVITEAKTLLRNTNWNISEIAYALGFEYPSHFNKYFKQFTTQTPLEFRMGRKTVISGKLS; from the coding sequence ATGACAACCAAACTCATTCCCACTGAATCACTGGTACAATTCTACAAACGCACCGGTCAGGACATTCCATCAGAACTTCTCCAGGAATCCGGCAAAGCACATTTCAATGTTCGTGAAACCCTTACTACTACCCGTAAAACACCTTTCAACCGACGCGACTATTTCAAAATATGCCTGAGCCAAACTCCTGTAAAAGCAAGTGGCACCCTGTTGTATAATGATCAGGAAATACCGCTCAATCAATGCTGTATGATTTTTACCAATCCTGCGGTGCCCACTTCCATAGAAGTAAATGTACCGTTTAACCGCTTTTATTGTTTATTCAACGCGCCATTTATCGAAGGATGTATCCCCTCTGATATACAACACGCCTGCCCTCTGTTCAATCCTTCCCTACTGCCGGTAATACCACTCACAAAAGAAGAAAGACAACGGATAAGCACATACTTCATGCAAATGCAAGTGCTGCAGGACACCGACTATCCTTTTAAATGGGATATGATACGCAACCTGCTGCAACTGCTCATTCATGAAGGCATCCGCTTACAACAAAACCACGAGACACCGGCTTCTTTGGTGCGCGACCGGCTCGTGAATGATTTCTTCGCCTTACTGAACAAACAGTTCCCGGTAGATTCACCTGAATCTCCTTTGAAATTATTAACACCAGCCCATTTTGCCGGTCTGCTACATGTGCATGTAAACCATTTAAACAGCGTAGTAAAAAAACATACGAATAAAACCACCCGCGAAATTATTCATGAACGTGTAATCACCGAAGCGAAAACGTTGCTGCGTAATACCAACTGGAACATCTCAGAGATTGCCTATGCACTGGGCTTTGAATACCCTTCTCACTTCAATAAATACTTCAAGCAGTTTACCACCCAAACACCTTTGGAGTTTCGCATGGGGAGGAAAACGGTAATATCAGGGAAGTTATCTTGA
- a CDS encoding MFS transporter — protein MRRIKESRIGWNTIMSLCLIPLSGFAMDIFIPSLPDMAVQLHTSPASIQLTLSLFIISYGISQLIVGGLIDIYGRYMPNMISILVFSAASFIIAYSTNLQMIYAMRILQGFTVAVIAISKRAFFIDIYKGEALKKYTSMFSVIWAIAPIVAPFLGGFFQTTWGWSSNFMFLGYFGLVFFMVELIIGGESMKVAQPFSVQSMAQTYGSMIKTPDFTSGLVVLGLAYGMILLYGMCSPFLIEHQLHFSAATTGYCSLFSGVSVMIGGSVSRILVSKPLGKKMMLASVIQLLAVAIMIPLTRYYHNLSTLLIYVFLLHSTAGFIFNNLMSYCLIRFPQYAGKASGLTGGGFAVVTSILSSLMINTISITNQVTLGIAYGIIAVMIFLFLIKTKWKEAEERKPEGNEIVEEQPLPIQSIPVEA, from the coding sequence ATGAGAAGGATCAAAGAATCTAGAATAGGTTGGAATACAATCATGTCGCTATGCCTGATACCATTATCGGGGTTTGCCATGGACATATTTATTCCCTCCCTACCCGACATGGCGGTGCAACTACACACTTCACCGGCCTCTATTCAACTTACGCTTTCACTCTTCATCATCAGCTATGGTATTTCGCAACTGATCGTAGGTGGACTGATTGACATCTATGGCCGATATATGCCGAATATGATATCAATACTGGTATTCAGTGCGGCTAGCTTTATCATTGCTTACTCTACCAATCTGCAGATGATCTATGCTATGCGTATACTACAGGGATTTACCGTAGCAGTGATTGCAATAAGCAAGCGCGCCTTTTTTATAGACATCTATAAAGGAGAAGCCTTAAAGAAATACACGAGCATGTTCTCGGTGATCTGGGCTATCGCGCCAATTGTAGCACCTTTCCTGGGTGGATTTTTTCAGACAACCTGGGGTTGGTCTTCCAACTTCATGTTCCTGGGATACTTCGGATTAGTGTTCTTCATGGTTGAACTGATCATTGGCGGCGAATCGATGAAAGTGGCACAGCCATTCAGTGTACAGTCAATGGCACAAACGTACGGCAGCATGATCAAAACACCGGATTTTACCTCTGGTCTGGTAGTACTCGGACTAGCCTATGGTATGATATTACTGTATGGTATGTGCAGTCCATTTTTGATTGAGCATCAGTTACATTTCTCCGCCGCAACAACAGGCTATTGCTCATTGTTCTCCGGAGTGTCGGTGATGATCGGCGGATCGGTATCAAGAATACTGGTGAGTAAACCATTGGGCAAAAAAATGATGCTGGCCAGTGTAATACAGTTATTGGCGGTAGCCATTATGATACCGCTGACACGCTACTACCACAATTTATCTACGCTGTTAATATATGTCTTCCTGCTGCACAGCACAGCCGGATTCATCTTCAATAATCTGATGTCGTATTGTTTGATCCGCTTTCCCCAATATGCAGGCAAAGCAAGCGGTTTAACAGGCGGCGGTTTTGCAGTAGTGACTTCTATATTGAGCTCTTTGATGATCAATACCATTTCCATCACCAACCAGGTAACACTGGGAATAGCTTATGGTATTATAGCTGTTATGATATTCCTGTTCCTGATAAAAACGAAATGGAAAGAGGCAGAAGAAAGAAAACCGGAGGGGAATGAAATAGTAGAAGAACAACCACTTCCAATACAATCAATACCAGTAGAAGCGTAA